From Treponema sp. OMZ 787:
GTGTTTTATCGGAAGATTTACTGCCCGAGTCCTCCTTTATAGGAACTACTGATTCTGATGTACCCTTATCCGTTTTCTCCGAATCATCTTGTATTGGTGTACTATCTCTCTGATCATGTTTTACAGGATTAGTATCGGTGTCTTCATATTCGCAATCGCTAACCGAAGATGTAGTCTGGTTAGTGTCAACGGGATTGGTATCACTGTCCTCATATCCGCAATCGCTAGCCGAAGATGTAGACTGGTTGGTCCCAACGGGATCTATATTTCTATTCTCATGTTCGATATTTCTAACCGGAGGGGTTCTCGGGCTAGGTTCAATCGGATTCGTGTCTGTGCCTACGTGTGTTGTATTTCTAACCGGATGAGTGCTCGGATTAGGCTCAATCGGATTCATATCTGTATCTACAGGTTTGATATTCTTAACCGGATGGGTACTCGGATTAGGTTCAACTGGATTCGTGTCCTTGTCTATGGGGGGGGTCTTTCTAACCGGAGGGGTACTCGGGTTAGGTTCAACTGGATTAAAATCCATTGTCCTGCTCTGCGATGACCGTCCGGTCTTGGCACCGGAAGTATTGCTTATTCCGTTACCCTTACCGATACTAAAATCATCAAAATTTCTTAAATAATAAGAATTTTTCCTACTTTCCATAAATTTCTCCTTGTAAAAAATATTTTTTCCATGCATAGAAAATATGGAAGCTTTCGGAAATCACTGCATTTTCCTCCTGCCTCCATTATATTATAGCTTTTAGTTAAAAACAATAGTACTTTTAAAAAAAATATTATTTTTTTTTTAGCTTAAATTTTTTCGCTCTTGACACTATTTAGCATATTAGATAGTATCTTTATAAAAAAGGAGAAATTTAGTATGAAATTGGTTTTGGTCAGGCATGGCGAAAGTGAATGGAACAAGCTCAACTTATTTACAGGCTGGACAGATGTCGATTTAAGCGAAAAAGGTGTCGAAGAAGCAAAAGAAGGCGGAGTCTATTTAAAAAAAGAAGGTTTTGATTTTGACATCTGCTATACTTCTTATCTAAAAAGGGCAATCCACACCCTCAATCATATTTTAAACGAGATGGATAGAGAATGGCTTCCCGTCATAAAAACTTGGAAGCTTAACGAAAGACATTACGGGGCCTTGCAGGGTTTAAACAAGGCAGAAACGGCCGAAAAATACGGAGAGGATCAGGTAAAAATTTGGCGCCGCTCCTTTGATATTGCTCCTCCTGTTTTGGAAGAAGGAGATAAGCGTTGTCCCTATTTGCAGGAACAATACAGGGGTATTGAAAAATCAGAGCTTCCCCTGACCGAAAGTTTAAAAGATACAATAGCCAGGGCAGTTCCCTTCTTTGAAGAGACTATAAAGCCCCAAATGCTTGAAGGAAAAAGAATTCTTATAACTGCCCACGGGAACTCCCTCAGGGCCTTGGTCAAATATTTTGAAAATTTAAGCGATGAAGAAATCATCTCTGTAAATATTCCGACAGGCGTTCCCTTGGTCTATGAATTCGATAAAGAGTTTAAGGTTATAAGCAAATGCTATCTGGGAGACCAAGAAAAAATAAACGCAAAAATAAATGCAGTTGCAAATCAAGGAAAAAAGAAATAAGGTAAGAACATAAAATGAAGCGAATTTTAGTAGGATGCATAAATCACGAGTCGAACAGCTTTAATCCTATTATTACGGGTATTGAAGATTTTGTTATTTTTAAAGGAGAAGAAGTTTTAACCGAGGGCTTAAAACCATATTATTCTTCTACGGGAATTATCGAAACCATTCAAAAATGGGGCTGGGATGTTGTGCCTGCCGTAGTTGCAAGGGCCGTTCCGAACGGCTTGGTCGATTATAATCTATATACCGAGCTTAAAAAAGAATTTTTAGCCTATATAGATAAGGCCCTTTTAGAAGCTCCGATTGACGGCATCTGCTTAGGCCTTCACGGTTCCTTAAAAGTTCAAAACATAGGACCTGCCGAAGGAGACCTTTTAAAGGCAATCCGCGAAAAGCTTCCCCATATTCCTTTAACGACCGCCCTCGATATGCATGCTACCGTAACCGATGAGATGATTAAATATTGTGACGGTATAGTAGGTTATAAGACAGCTCCTCATATTGATTGCTATGAAACGGGAGTTCATGCAGCCGAACTTTTAAAAGCTGCATTAGACCCGTCAAATAAACTTTGTATAGGAAGGGTAAAAATCCCCATGCTGGTGGCAGGAGAAAAAAGCGAAACCGCTGCCGAGCCTATGAAAAGTTTAATCGCCTCTTGTGTCGAGGCCGAAAAGGAAAATGGCTTGCTTGCCGCCTCCGTTCTTTTGGGTTTTCCTTGGGCAGACAGCAAGGATAACGGCGTAAACATTGTAACAACAGCCTTAAACGATCAAGCCCTTGCAGACAGGGCGGCCTTAAAGATAGCCAAGGAATTTTGGGCCGAGCGTCATAATTTTAAATTTAAGGTAGAGCATTACGATTCCTTTACTTCAATAAAAACCGCTATTGAATCGGTAATGCAAAATAAAGAAGGCCCCGTCTTTGTCTCCGATTCGGGAGATAATCCTACAGCCGGTTCTACGGGGGACTCCACCGAGTGCTTTGAAGCACTCTTAAAACAAAAAGAAGCTTTAAAAGCTCTACCCACTAAGGTGCTTTATTCGGGATTTTTCGATAAGGCTGCCGTTGAAAAATGCTTTGAGGCAGGGGAGGGGGCTTCCTTAGAAATAACTATAGGCGGAACATGGGATAAAATCAACGGCAAAAAAATTCCTTGTTCGGTTAAGGTTTTAAAACTTGCAAAAAACTACGGAGTTTATGATTCCCGCTTAGCCCTTGTCGAAATGGAAGACATAAGAATAGTTTTAACCTCAAATCACATAGGCTTTGGGGATGATGAGCTCTTGCCTGCCTTGGGTGTAAATGCAGAAGGTTATTGTATAGTTATCGTAAAGCTGGGTTATTTAGAACCCTGTTTTCAAAAAATAGCAAAGAGGGCGATATTGGCGGAATCTAAGGGCTGCTCAAATGAAGTTTTGGAAACCTTGGATTACCCACAAACTCCGCGCCCCATATATCCCTTAGACAAGGATATGGATATAAAACTTTAATTAAAATCGGTTGGTGTTATGAATAGAGAGAGTGTGCTGCGTTTCGGAATCGATGTCGGCTCGACAACCGTAAAGGTTGTTGTTTTAGAAGATAACGGAAAAATCCTTTTTAGTAAATATCAAAGACACAGGGCCGATATACGGACAACTATTATATCCGTTTGCGAGCTTGCGGTAGAAGCTGTCGAAAAAAAATACGGAGAAGATGTAGAACTCTCCCTCATTGTAACGGGATCAGGTGGGCTTGCCGTTTCGCACTGGCTCAATATTCCCTTTATTCAAGAAGTTGTAGCCTCAACTGCCGCCGTAAAAAAGATAATTCCCCAAACCGATGTTATAATAGAACTCGGCGGCGAGGATGCAAAGATTACTTATTTTGAGCACGCCAATATTGAGCAAAGAATGAACGGAACCTGTGCGGGAGGTACGGGCTCCTTTATAGACCAGATGGCCGCCCTCTTGGAAACTGATGCCCTTGGCTTAAACGCTCTTGCAAAAAATGCCCAAACAATTTACCCTATAGCCGCCCGCTGTGGAGTCTTTGCCAAGACCGATGTTCAGCCCCTTATAAACGAGGGCGCAAAAAGAGAGGACATAGCAGCCAGTATCTTTCAAGCTGTAGTAAGCCAGACTATTTCAGGCCTTGCCTGCGGTAAACCCATAAGGGGAAAGGTTGCTTTTTTAGGAGGCCCCTTACATTTTTTAGATCAGCTAAGGCACAGGTTTATCGAAACCTTAAAACTTAAAGAAAATGAGATTATCACTCCTGAAAATTCGGAACTCTTTGTAGCCATGGGGGCAGCCTTGAGTGCTGCCGGAGGCTTTAAGATATCCAAGGCCTCAAGCTCTCCCTTTAACCGGCCTGCTCTCTTGGACTTAAAAAAGGCTCAGTTTAAAACCTCTACAAAAAAGGACGAAAATAAATCGCCTCTTGTCTTTGAAGATGAGCCTGAGACAAAACCCCATTTTATAGCGCTTTCAAAATTCAAAAAAGATATTTATAAGATAGCTTCTTCCGAGATGCCAGAGGTTCAGCGCCTTCCTCCTCTTTTTAAAAATGAAGAAGAACTTGAGACTTTCAGGATAAGGCATGCAAAGGAAACGGCTCCCTCGGCAGATATTTCCTCTGCTTCCGGCCCCGTCTTTTTAGGGCTTGATGCAGGCTCAACTACCACAAAGGCCGTTTTAATCGATGGGGAAGGAAAAATTCTCTGGCGTTTTTATGACGTAAATGCAGGAAACCCTGTCGAACTTGCAGTAAGGGTTTTAAAAGACCTTTACAAAATGCTTCCTCCAAAAGCCTATATAGCCCGCTCCGTTTCTACAGGATATGGGGAGGGGCTTTTTCAGGCTGCTTTGGGTGTAGATGCAGGAGAGGTTGAAACGATCGCACACTACCGTGCCGCAGAATTCTTTTTACCCGGAGTAGACTTCCTTTTGGATATAGGCGGTCAGGATATGAAGTGCCTCCGCATGAAAAACGGAGCCATAAGTTCTATTCAGCTGAATGAGGCTTGTTCCTCAGGCTGCGGAAGCTTTTTGGATAACTTTGCCCGATCCCTCGGAATGAGCATAAGCGAATTTGCGAGCCTGGCTCTTCTTGCCGAAAAACCCGTAGATTTAGGTACACGATGCACGGTTTTTATGAACAGCCGCGTTAAGCAGGCTCAAAAAGAAGGAGCCTCGGTAGGAGACATTTCTTCAGGTCTTTCTTATTCCGTTATAAAAAATGCCCTCTTTAAGGTTATTAAATTGCGCGATGCCTCCGAGGTAGGAAGCAAGGTAATAGTGCAGGGCGGAACCTTTAATAACGATGCCGTTTTGCGTGCCTTTGAGCTCGTTTCGGGAAGACAGGCTGTCCGCCCCGATGTTGCAGGCCTTATGGGTGCATACGGAGCTGCCTTAATTGCAAAAGATCAATGGCATGACCTTGACGAAGAAAATCTTTCTGAAGGAAAAATAAGATCGAACATTGCCGATATGGAAGGCTTGGAAAATTTTAAGGTAAAGCTTGATTTATTGCGCTGTCCCAAATGCCCGAATAACTGCCTTTTAACCGTAAATACCTTTGATATTTGCGGGGTAAAGCGCCGTTTTATTACAGGCAACAGGTGTGAGCGCGGTGCAGAACTCGATAAAAACAGCGGAATTGAAGAGTGTTCATCTCAAGTTTCCTCTAAAGATCAAGAAGATGTAAACAAAAAAGATATACCCAACCTCTTTGACTGGAAGTATAAGAGGCTTTTTAAATATAAGCCCATTCCTAAAAATGAAGCACCCAGAGGCGAGATAGGAATTCCGCGGGTTTTAAACATGTACG
This genomic window contains:
- a CDS encoding 2-hydroxyacyl-CoA dehydratase, translated to MNRESVLRFGIDVGSTTVKVVVLEDNGKILFSKYQRHRADIRTTIISVCELAVEAVEKKYGEDVELSLIVTGSGGLAVSHWLNIPFIQEVVASTAAVKKIIPQTDVIIELGGEDAKITYFEHANIEQRMNGTCAGGTGSFIDQMAALLETDALGLNALAKNAQTIYPIAARCGVFAKTDVQPLINEGAKREDIAASIFQAVVSQTISGLACGKPIRGKVAFLGGPLHFLDQLRHRFIETLKLKENEIITPENSELFVAMGAALSAAGGFKISKASSSPFNRPALLDLKKAQFKTSTKKDENKSPLVFEDEPETKPHFIALSKFKKDIYKIASSEMPEVQRLPPLFKNEEELETFRIRHAKETAPSADISSASGPVFLGLDAGSTTTKAVLIDGEGKILWRFYDVNAGNPVELAVRVLKDLYKMLPPKAYIARSVSTGYGEGLFQAALGVDAGEVETIAHYRAAEFFLPGVDFLLDIGGQDMKCLRMKNGAISSIQLNEACSSGCGSFLDNFARSLGMSISEFASLALLAEKPVDLGTRCTVFMNSRVKQAQKEGASVGDISSGLSYSVIKNALFKVIKLRDASEVGSKVIVQGGTFNNDAVLRAFELVSGRQAVRPDVAGLMGAYGAALIAKDQWHDLDEENLSEGKIRSNIADMEGLENFKVKLDLLRCPKCPNNCLLTVNTFDICGVKRRFITGNRCERGAELDKNSGIEECSSQVSSKDQEDVNKKDIPNLFDWKYKRLFKYKPIPKNEAPRGEIGIPRVLNMYENYPFWFTFFTELGFSVRISPRSTRGTYEMGLESIPSESVCYPGKIAHGHIEALLKLGVKNIFYPCIPYEKKEDDGAGNHYNCPIVTSYPEVLKNNIDVLRQDANIVYLNPFLPYYDKHRLTDRLYEELGAKFSISLEEIMTAVNAAWTEEEGFKKETEEKGEEVLRIIKEKNLKGIVLAGRPYHLDPEINHGIPEMLNGLGLAVLTEDSVAHLGKIERPLRVVDQWTYHNRLYRAGNFTSTQENLEFIQLTSFGCGLDAVTADQVQEIVESKGKMYTLIKIDEGSNLGAVRIRVRSLLAAVKERKRHKLSLSKKSAAYDRIVFSKEMEKRYTILAPQMSPIHFDLIGAAISHSGYNLEILSEIDKNAVEYGLKYINNDACYPAIIVAGQMIAALKSGRYDLRTTALAITQTGGGCRATNYIGFIRRALIDAGLGFVPVIGISAQSIEKNPGFKLKLPVLHRVAQAMCLGDLLMRVLYRTRPYEKVAGSANEIYKKYAVLIKDALKKMSARKYREIINGIVRDFDNLPLKNIRKPRVGVVGEILVKFHPAANNDIFNTIEREGAECVVPDLLDFFLYSSATGIYKNTYLDYSFKKRFIASLTIWIMERYRKPIKKALKRSKRFTPPESIYRLADSVDGILQLGNVTGEGWFLTAEMIELIHSGVSNIACVQPFACLPNHVTGKGMIKELRRRYPEANISAIDFDPGASEVNQLNRLKLLLANAKPGLHPDETK
- a CDS encoding M81 family metallopeptidase, with amino-acid sequence MKRILVGCINHESNSFNPIITGIEDFVIFKGEEVLTEGLKPYYSSTGIIETIQKWGWDVVPAVVARAVPNGLVDYNLYTELKKEFLAYIDKALLEAPIDGICLGLHGSLKVQNIGPAEGDLLKAIREKLPHIPLTTALDMHATVTDEMIKYCDGIVGYKTAPHIDCYETGVHAAELLKAALDPSNKLCIGRVKIPMLVAGEKSETAAEPMKSLIASCVEAEKENGLLAASVLLGFPWADSKDNGVNIVTTALNDQALADRAALKIAKEFWAERHNFKFKVEHYDSFTSIKTAIESVMQNKEGPVFVSDSGDNPTAGSTGDSTECFEALLKQKEALKALPTKVLYSGFFDKAAVEKCFEAGEGASLEITIGGTWDKINGKKIPCSVKVLKLAKNYGVYDSRLALVEMEDIRIVLTSNHIGFGDDELLPALGVNAEGYCIVIVKLGYLEPCFQKIAKRAILAESKGCSNEVLETLDYPQTPRPIYPLDKDMDIKL
- the gpmA gene encoding 2,3-diphosphoglycerate-dependent phosphoglycerate mutase, which encodes MKLVLVRHGESEWNKLNLFTGWTDVDLSEKGVEEAKEGGVYLKKEGFDFDICYTSYLKRAIHTLNHILNEMDREWLPVIKTWKLNERHYGALQGLNKAETAEKYGEDQVKIWRRSFDIAPPVLEEGDKRCPYLQEQYRGIEKSELPLTESLKDTIARAVPFFEETIKPQMLEGKRILITAHGNSLRALVKYFENLSDEEIISVNIPTGVPLVYEFDKEFKVISKCYLGDQEKINAKINAVANQGKKK